The nucleotide window TAAATTTACAGGGTGCTGTATCGGAGCATTATGACATGGCTAAAAAAGCCGTTGAAAAGTTGGGTGTTGATGTTGATGTGGTGCCTGTCAGATACGCTGCTGATGTCGGGACATGTGATGGGATAATTATTTCAGGTGGCGAAAGCACAGTAATCGGTAAGTTAATCCATAAAAGAGGTATAGACAAAGTTATTAAAGATAATAGCATTCCTGTTTTTGGAACCTGTGCTGGAATGATATTGTTGGGTAAAAAGACAGATTTCAATCAGCCGTTGCTTGGTTTGATGGATATTGACGTTAAACGAAATAAATACGGCAGACAAAAAGATTCATTTGAGGCCACAATTGAAATATTTGATCAGAAATATTTGGGAGTTTTTATAAGGGCGCCGTCTTTAGCGTCCTATGATGAATCAAAAGATGATATTAAAGTCTTATCCAAGTTGGATGGTGAGATAATAGCAATTCAACAGGGCAATAATATTGCAATGTCGTTTCATCCAGAATTGACTGATGATACATTGGTACATGAATATTTTATTAAAAATATTTTAGATTCTGTAAATGAATATTAAATCTCACTTAATCTGGGATTAGTTGTGGGATTTGGACTATTTTCCTCAATTATGGGGGCAATGAGTGTGGTATGTGATTTTGAGTATGCAACTTCAATTAACAACACTCTCTGGATGGTTATGGTGAGTAGTGTGTCAGTAATGTGATAATGGAATCAACAAATTCCTGTCAAAAAGACAAACAGATTTAAAATGATTCATATGTCTTTTTACCGCCATTACCATTCAATATTGTTTTTTTAAAAAGAGTTGCAAATTGTTTGAATGATGGTGATATGCTTAAATTGAACCACCCTACCCTTAAAGAGGGTGGGGTGGTTCAAGGCTCGGTGGTGATGAAAAAGCTAAATCTTGGGTTGCCTTTTCAAGGCTTTCTTCATCGCCTTCAACATCAATAAATAATAAATGGGAATCCACAGATTTATTGTAGCTCACTCTAGTAATATTTATACCTAAATCAGAGAGACATTTGCTTGCTTTTAAAAAAGCACCGATATGATTTGGCATTTTAGTAATAAATGTCTTATTCATGAAATCACCTATTATGTTAAGAATCATTTTTTTAAATTAATTTATAGTAAATCATATTTTACTTTAAAAGTTTTGAAAGAAACGGATATTAATCTATGTAATTTTATTGTATTTTAAAATTTGCAATTTAATGGATTGATTTGTATAATATTCATTAATTATTATTAATTTTTAAACGCTGAGAAGAGAGAAGAACAATGGCATTTTAAGGATAAGGAACGAATATGGAGACCTGGACAATCCAAACAGGAAGAACTTGAACATAATCTCATACATAACAGGCTCTCTGGATTTCGAACTAATCAAGGAAGGTTGCGAAGAGGATTACACAATCACATTCCCAATATCAAACG belongs to uncultured Methanobrevibacter sp. and includes:
- the pdxT gene encoding pyridoxal 5'-phosphate synthase glutaminase subunit PdxT, giving the protein MVKVGILNLQGAVSEHYDMAKKAVEKLGVDVDVVPVRYAADVGTCDGIIISGGESTVIGKLIHKRGIDKVIKDNSIPVFGTCAGMILLGKKTDFNQPLLGLMDIDVKRNKYGRQKDSFEATIEIFDQKYLGVFIRAPSLASYDESKDDIKVLSKLDGEIIAIQQGNNIAMSFHPELTDDTLVHEYFIKNILDSVNEY